The Euphorbia lathyris chromosome 8, ddEupLath1.1, whole genome shotgun sequence genome has a window encoding:
- the LOC136202638 gene encoding uncharacterized protein encodes MDCILSFLGNLITDPIKQYIVTPTARHIGYAFKCNSKVQTLQGQVEQLKNKKDRLQHSVDHATRNREEIFENVTNWLSSAGSAIGDAEQLVQQKEEAKKKCLLGLCPNLKTRYQLSKKADKKASGIEKLLNEKELDPVSFPLPPKPILEPSVYSREALPSRVLILNQIMDALRDPTLNMLGVYGMGGIGKTTLAKEVQGKALAEALFETVVVVTVSQTPELRRIQAEISDFLGLKFDVEELPGRASRLRNRLENSKVLVILDDLWQKLDLNAIGIPYGDASKGCKIILTSRNMDLLSSEMRAQKLFSLEALKEEETWKLFEMSVAEAKDAKFHAIATKIAKKCAGLPLLIQLVATDLQNKDSYEWNDKLSQLSTFGDEEIYGRVYKVLESSFESLPGEEMKSFFLLCALFGQSNIRIQYLLIHSMGLGLFKHIRTIEGGRDKVLTLINKLKAKSLLLDGDMVGFVKMHDVVRDTALSIASRVQHAFIGIGEVRLRDWPNQDCTRISLPYSDARELPVDLNCPEAELFLLFTEDLCLKVPHSFFERIQNLKVVHFSGMRLVPLPSSIGSLAKLQALCLHKCRLDNVATIGKMKQLELLSFADSDIVELPKEIEALTQLKQLDLRNCSNLQVIPENVLSKLSSLEELYMLNSFVRWNANGNARLVELESLPNLSTLEIQIVNSKSIPQGCRFFDGLRSYKISIGDRWGNWEGNDERSRKLKLKLDAGIHLEDGIEVLLRGIQDLSLSEAMGIESLLYDLDREGFPQLKHLRIEYDSSIQHLIKSTMQPYCHAFPILESLYLRRLMCLEKMCHGQLEMGCFGELRILKMERCDKLKSLFSFSSAKCLLQLREIDVAFCENLEAIVCEGSEGEDCINEVIEFNQLSSLKLEKLPKLTGFCKIKEGTAPMELLFNELVSFPNLTSLEVWECKCLKYVFTAPMLKRLSQLKMFDLMGCESVEEIIQSKKDEEIESINMILFPKLDSLRLKELPKLQKFGCGYSIEFPLLRELRIRTCNAMKNFVSRFSSNESEEEYFFNEMVTFSNLETMQIYGMNFKYLWSSDPCGAFTFENLLWVHVTWCRNLKYVFPASIACKDFKLQKLEIDNCKSLEVIIAKEKDEGSEGSPCFAFRQLSFLQLINLEKMRSLYEGPHNSEWPNLKRLEVYGCHQIMKFWSKISSCHQENEEGNGLVPFQQTLFSLDKFIPNLEELTIDDQSLRAIHQSGDFSVELFSRLKNVTLHSSQEESIPFLFGFLRRLCSLERLVFNGCSLHEIAIGEEEHHPRLKHLNLRYVDNLRHMMKKSSLLNPILQYLQTLDVYSCHDLINIAPSSVSFQNLITLNVSCCSKMTNLVKASTAKTMVQLMELGVFKCEGMEEIIATDADCKEHDDIIFNKLKRLNLDGLDRLNSFCSGNYDFSFPLLEEVNVKGCSIMEFFCGGELSTPKLRGVQCEDEQQWEGNLNATIACQLKKWVGGHFEEGRVFQNLESLKVVKNAICSKAILANQLHFLNRLTEITVSDCESVQVVFDLEELSAEGRSVGLLSQLNEIQLTNLPMLSQLCNKGPRGILDFSKLQVLKIDNCSRLEYAFTWSMASCLFQLQMIEVKNCEMMETIIKEEEAEDVTQVILDSLQYINVECLPKFSSIYSGSGDLECPSLEVISIRNCLNIKSFISRLTKEDREGKENHNLICCSHKEFPKLEQLSLDIKSITAILQFELPMDFFSNVKSLLLRYYSATTKSHVGLLHFLSRLPNGVELAFFNSSVEELFKFEGLISTTLEGAATTLPQIRALTLINLDHLKQIWWQNSQLQYLETLKVISCGNLINLASSSTSFQNLTTLKAYGCNQLRNLISSSVAKTLVQLERLTVESCKMLMVIVEDRNDETEEIVFTKMKKMELIDLQSLRSFSLGNSTFEFPCLEQIVLSYCPNMRVFCPRSMGNISTPMLNSVIDDPWSKELYWEGNLNETIEQIYKKMVGFKDEEDVKLSTFPTLKDKWGGQFAFENFVWLERLVVDECPMISNAISSHILQHLKKLKVLIVEKCDLVEQVFDLEGLNATEFRIDERMENLNELHLVDLPKLTHVWSKDPQQILSFENLQLLKVHNCGNLTFIFNLSMALTLPNLQRVEVKNCSLVEHIIAKAEEEKMQEYQTIFPSLESMNLQYLTKLSGFYSASGFLECPSLKMIEVVECPNMELFLQQFQTDKNQLAMRSCFWAIRLQFQD; translated from the exons ATGGATTGCATTCTTTCATTTTTGGGCAACTTAATTACAGATCCCATCAAACAGTACATTGTTACGCCTACCGCACGACACATTGGCTATGCTTTCAAGTGCAACAGCAAAGTCCAGACTCTCCAAGGCCAGGTTGAGCAATTGAAGAACAAGAAAGACAGGTTGCAGCACTCTGTTGATCATGCTACTCGAAACAGGGAAGAGATCTTTGAAAATGTTACCAACTGGCTGAGCAGTGCGGGTAGCGCTATTGGAGATGCCGAACAACTTGTGCAACAGAAAGAAGAAGCCAAGAAAAAGTGCTTGCTTGGATTATGTCCCAACTTGAAGACTCGCTATCAGCTGAGCAAGAAAGCAGACAAGAAAGCTTCAGGGATCGAGAAGCttctaaatgaaaaagaactaGATCCAGTTTCCTTCCCGCTCCCTCCGAAACCGATACTCGAGCCTTCTGTGTACAGCCGCGAAGCCCTGCCTTCAAGGGTGTTGATACTCaaccaaattatggatgctttGAGAGATCCTACTCTGAATATGTTAGGGGTCTATGGTATGGGAGGCATCGGTAAAACCACACTAGCAAAGGAGGTCCAAGGAAAAGCACTAGCAGAGGCGCTGTTTGAGACTGTGGTAGTGGTTACTGTTTCTCAGACACCAGAATTGAGAAGGATTCAGGCAGAGATTTCCGATTTCTTAGGCCTGAAATTTGATGTTGAGGAACTCCCCGGGAGAGCAAGTCGACTTCGTAATAGGTTGGAGAACTCCAAAGTACTCGTCATTCTTGATGATCTGTGGCAAAAGCTTGATTTGAATGCTATCGGAATTCCTTATGGGGATGCATCTAAGGGTTGCAAAATAATACTTACCTCAAGGAACATGGATCTATTATCTAGTGAGATGCGTGCACAAAAACTATTCTCACTTGAAGCTCTAAAAGAGGAAGAGACGTGGAAGTTGTTTGAAATGTCTGTAGCCGAGGCTAAAGATGCAAAATTCCATGCCATAGCAACTAAAATTGCAAAAAAATGTGCAGGGTTACCTCTTTTGATTCAACTAGTTGCCACGGATTTACAGAATAAAGATTCTTATGAATGGAATGATAAGCTAAGTCAGCTGTCTACCTTTGGCGATGAAGAAATATATGGAAGAGTGTACAAAGTCCTTGAGTCCAGCTTTGAGAGTCTACCAGGAGAGGAAATGAAGTCATTTTTCTTGCTTTGTGCTCTGTTTGGGCAATCTAATATCCGGATCCAGTACTTGTTGATTCACAGTATGGGGTTGGGTTTATTTAAGCACATTcgtacaattgaaggcggaaggGACAAAGTGCTAACCTtgatcaataaacttaaagctAAGAGTTTGTTGCTGGATGGAGACATGGTTGGATTTGTCAAAATGCATGATGTTGTTCGTGATACTGCTCTTTCAATTGCATCTAGAGTGCAACATGCTTTTATTGGTATAGGTGAGGTTAGATTAAGGGACTGGCCAAACCAAGACTGCACCAGAATATCTCTTCCGTATTCTGATGCCCGCGAGCTTCCTGTAGACCTGAATTGTCCAGAGGCAGAATTATTTTTACTTTTCACAGAAGATCTTTGTCTAAAAGTGCCCCAttctttttttgaaagaatccaAAACTTGAAGGTTGTTCATTTTTCCGGTATGCGTCTGGTGCCTCTTCCTTCATCAATTGGTTCACTTGCAAAGCTTCAGGCATTGTGTTTGCATAAATGCCGGTTGGATAATGTAGCTACCATTGGAAAGATGAAGCAACTAGAGTTGCTTAGTTTTGCAGACTCGGACATTGTTGAATTGCCTAAAGAAATAGAGGCATTGACTCAACTGAAGCAATTAGATTTGAGAAATTGCTCCAATCTCCAAGTAATTCCTGAAAATGTGTTATCAAAACTGAGCTCGTTAGAAGAACTTTACATGCTTAACAGTTTTGTTCGATGGAATGCCAATGGTAATGCGAGACTTGTGGAGTTAGAGAGTTTGCCTAACCTTTCAACTTTAGAAATACAAATTGTAAATTCTAAGTCGATACCACAAGGTTGCAGGTTCTTTGATGGGTTGAGAAGTTATAAAATATCCATAGGTGATCGATGGGGTAACTGGGAAGGGAACGATGAAAGATCAAGAAAGCTAAAGCTAAAGCTAGATGCAGGTATTCATTTGGAGGATGGGATTGAAGTGTTGTTGAGAGGGATTCAAGATCTATCTTTATCTGAAGCAATGGGAATTGAGAGTTTATTGTATGATCTAGATCGAGAAGGCTTTCCGCAATTGAAGCATCTACGCATTGAATATGATTCTAGTATTCAACATCTGATCAAGTCGACAATGCAGCCTTATTGTCATGCCTTTCCCATCTTAGAGTCGTTGTATCTGAGAAGATTAATGTGCTTGGAGAAGATGTGTCATGGTCAACTAGAGATGGGGTGTTTTGGTGAATTACGAATCCTAAAAATGGAACGTTGTGATAAATTGAAGAGCCTCTTTTCATTTTCATCGGCCAAATGTTTACTTCAACTTCGAGAAATTGATGTTGCATTTTGTGAAAACCTGGAGGCTATAGTTTGTGAAGGAAGTGAAGGTGAGGATTGCATCAATGAAGTGATCGAGTTCAATCAATTGAGTTCCTTGAAGCTCGAGAAGCTACCAAAGCTCACAGGCTTTTGCAAAATAAAAGAGGGAACTGCACCAATGGAattgcttttcaatgaactg GTTTCTTTCCCTAATTTAACAAGCTTGGAGGTGTGGGAATGCAAGTGTTTGAAATATGTATTTACAGCTCCAATGCTGAAACGTCTTAGTCAACTCAAAATGTTTGACTTAATGGGTTGTGAGTCGGTGGAAGAGATAATACAGagtaagaaagatgaagaaatagagagcatcaatatgattttgttTCCTAAGCTTGACTCTCTTCGACTTAAAGAACTTCCAAAATTGCAAAAATTCGGCTGTGGCTATTCAATTGAATTTCCATTGCTCAGAGAATTGAGGATAAGAACATGCAATGCAATGAAGAATTTTGTGTCCAGATTTTCAAGTAATGAGAGTGAGGAAGAATACTTCTTCAATGAAATG GTCACTTTCTCCAACCTGGAGACAATGCAAATCTATGGCATGAACTTCAAATATTTATGGAGTAGCGATCCATGTGGAGCTTTCACTTTTGAAAATCTACTATGGGTTCATGTCACCTGGTGTAGGAATCTGAAATATGTATTTCCAGCATCTATAGCTTGTAAAGATTTCAAACTTCAAAAGCTGGAAATAGATAACTGCAAAAGTTTGGAAGTAATTATTGCGAAGGAAAAGGATGAAGGATCAGAAGGCTCCCCTTGTTTTGCATTTCGTCAATTAAGCTTCCTtcaattgattaatttagaGAAAATGAGGAGTTTGTATGAAGGACCTCATAACTCTGAGTGGCCAAACTTAAAACGTTTGGAAGTATATGGTTGTCATCAAATTATGAAATTTTGGTCCAAAATCTCTTCTTGCCACCAAGAAAATGAAGAGGGGAATGGCCTTGTTCCATTTCAACAAACATTGTTTTCTCTTGATAAG TTTATTCCCAACTTGGAGGAATTGACAATAGATGACCAAAGCTTGAGGGCTATACATCAAAGTGGTGATTTTTCAGTTGAGTTGTTTTCCAGACTGAAAAATGTTACCCTACACTCTAGCCAAGAAGAATCTATTCCTTTTCTATTTGGTTTCCTTAGACGACTCTGCTCTTTGGAAAGGCTTGTCTTCAATGGTTGTTCTTTGCATGAGATAGCAATTGGAGAGGAAGAACATCATCCAAGATTAAAACACTTGAATTTGAGATATGTTGACAATTTGAGACACATGATGAAGAAAAGCTCATTACTCAATCCCATCCTTCAGTATCTCCAGACTTTGGATGTTTATTCGTGTCATGATCTGATAAATATAGCACCATCCTCAGTTTCTTTCCAAAATCTAATAACTCTAAATGTGTCATGTTGTAGTAAGATGACAAACTTGGTAAAGGCATCAACAGCCAAAACTATGGTGCAGCTCATGGAATTAGGAGTATTTAAATGTGAAGGGATGGAAGAAATTATTGCAACCGATGCAGATTGCAAAGAGcatgatgatattattttcaatAAGCTGAAACGTTTGAACCTTGATGGTTTAGATAGACTAAACAGCTTTTGCTCTGGCAATTACGACTTTAGTTTCCCATTGTTAGAAGAAGTAAATGTCAAGGGTTGCTCTATCATGGAGTTTTTTTGTGGCGGAGAATTGAGCACACCAAAACTACGAGGAGTACAATGTGAAGATGAACAACAGTGGGAAGGAAATCTTAATGCCACTATAGCATGTCAACTAAAAAAATGG GTTGGTGGACATTTTGAAGAAGGGAGAGTCTTCCAAAATCTAGAATCTCTGAAAGTGGTGAAAAATGCAATTTGTTCAAAAGCTATATTAGCCAATCAACTGCACTTCTTGAATAGGTTGACAGAGATTACTGTAAGCGATTGTGAGTCAGTACAAGTTGTTTTTGACTTGGAAGAGCTATCTGCTGAAGGTAGATCTGTTGGATTGCTATCGCAATTAAATGAAATACAGCTGACTAATCTACCCATGTTGAGCCAATTATGCAACAAGGGTCCTAGGGGCATTTTGGACTTCAGCAAACTGCAAGTGCTGAAAATAGACAACTGTAGCAGGTTGGAATATGCATTTACTTGGTCCATGGCTTCATGCCTCTTTCAACTCCAAATGATAGAAGTGAAAAATTGTGAGATGATGGAAACAATAATAAAGGAAGAGGAAGCAGAGGATGTAACCCAAGTGATACTTGATTCACTACAATATATCAATGTGGAATGTTTGCCAAAGTTTTCAAGTATTTATTCAGGAAGTGGTGATTTAGAATGTCCATCATTGGAGGTGATTAGCATAAGAAACTGTCTAAATATCAAATCATTCATTTCAAGATTGACAAAGGAAGATAGAGAAGGGAAGGAAAACCACAATCTTATTTGTTGCAGCCATAAG GAATTTCCCAAATTGGAACAGTTGTCATTAGACATCAAGTCCATCACAGCAATACTGCAATTTGAATTGCCCATGGACTTCTTTTCAAATGTTAAAAGTCTTCTGTTGCGATATTACTCTGCCACAACCAAATCACATGTTGGTCTTCTTCATTTCCTTTCAAGATTACCAAATGGTGTTGAACTCGCGTTCTTTAATTCATCTGTTGAAGAGCTCTTTAAATTTGAAGGACTCATAAGTACCACGTTGGAAGGAGCTGCGACTACACTTCCACAAATAAGAGCTTTAACACTAATAAATCTTGATCATCTGAAGCAAATATGGTGGCAGAATTCTCAATTGCAATATCTCGAGACCCTGAAAGTAATTTCGTGTGGAAATTTGATTAATTTGGCATCATCCTCTACATCCTTCCAAAATCTGACAACTCTTAAAGCATATGGATGCAATCAATTGAGAAATTTGATATCATCATCAGTAGCCAAAACTTTGGTGCAACTTGAGAGATTAACAGTAGAATCTTGCAAGATGTTGATGGTAATAGTAGAAGACAGAAATGATGAAACAGAGGAGATTGTTTTCaccaaaatgaaaaaaatggagCTTATTGATCTGCAAAGTCTCAGAAGCTTCTCCTTAGGCAATTCCACTTTTGAATTCCCATGTTTGGAGCAAATTGTCCTAAGTTACTGCCCCAACATGAGAGTCTTTTGTCCACGGAGTATGGGAAACATAAGCACACCGATGTTAAACAGTGTAATTGATGACCCATGGAGTAAAGAACTTTATTGGGAAGGAAACCTCAAcgaaaccattgaacaaatataCAAGAAAATG GTTGGGTTCAAAGATGAAGAGGATGTCAAACTCTCAACTTTTCCTACACTGAAAGATAAATGGGGTGGCCAATTTGCATTCGAGAACTTTGTCTGGTTAGAAAGGTTGGTGGTGGATGAGTGTCCAATGATCTCAAATGCTATATCATCACATATACTTCAACATTTGAAGAAGTTGAAAGTGCTGATAGTAGAAAAATGTGATTTAGTCGAACAAGTGTTTGATTTGGAAGGACTAAATGCTACGGAGTTTAGAATTGACGAGAGAATGGAGAATTTAAATGAACTGCACTTAGTTGATCTGCCAAAGTTGACCCATGTGTGGAGCAAGGATCCTCAACAAATTCTGAGTTTCGAAAATCTCCAACTGCTCAAAGTTCACAATTGTGGCAACTTAACATTTATATTTAATCTCTCAATGGCTTTAACTCTTCCAAACCTTCAACGTGTTGAAGTAAAAAATTGCAGTCTGGTGGAACATATAATTGCAAAAGCAGAGGAGGAAAAAATGCAGGAATATCAAACAATTTTTCCATCTTTGGAGTCGATGAATCTACAATATTTGACTAAATTGTCGGGTTTTTATTCTGCAAGTGGGTTTCTAGAATGTCCATCCTTGAAAATGATTGAAGTAGTTGAATGTCCAAATATGGAATTATTTCTTCAGCAATTCCAAACCGACAAGAATCAATTAGCAATGAGATCATGTTTCTGGGCAATAAG ATTGCAGTTCCAGGACTAG
- the LOC136202118 gene encoding disease resistance protein At4g27190-like: MPLPVSLGSLTKLQTLCLHGCRLDNVATIGKLKQLELLSFADSKIVELPKEIEALTQLKQLDLRNCSNLQVIPENVLSKLSSLEELYMLNSFVRWNANGNARLVELESLPNLSTLEIQIENSKSIPQGCRFFHGLRSYKISIGDGWGNWEGNDERSRTLKLKLDAGIHLEDGIEVLLRGIEDLSLSEAVGIESVFYDLDREGFPQLKHLHIENDSSIQHLIKSTMRASCPAFPNLESLDLIDLMSLEKMCHGQLEMGSFGELGIIKIHRCDKLKSLFSFSSAKCLLHLREIEVESCKNLEAIVSEGSEDEHCNNEVIEFNQLSSLKLHYLPNLTGFCKIKEGTAPMELLFNELVSFPNLTSLAVRECKCLKYELF, encoded by the exons ATGCCTCTTCCTGTATCACTTGGTTCACTTACAAAGCTCCAGACATTGTGTTTGCATGGATGCCGATTGGATAATGTAGCTACCATTGGAAAGTTGAAGCAACTAGAGTTGCTTAGTTTTGCAGACTCGAAGATTGTTGAATTGCCTAAAGAAATAGAGGCATTGACTCAACTGAAGCAATTAGATTTGAGAAATTGCTCCAATCTCCAAGTAATTCCTGAAAATGTGTTATCAAAACTGAGCTCTTTAGAAGAACTGTACATGCTTAACAGTTTTGTTCGATGGAATGCCAATGGTAATGCGAGACTTGTGGAGTTAGAGAGTTTGCCTAACCTTTCAACTTTAGAAATACAAATTGAAAATTCTAAGTCGATACCACAAGGTTGCAGGTTCTTTCATGGGTTAAGAAGTTATAAGATATCCATAGGTGATGGATGGGGTAACTGGGAAGGGAACGATGAAAGATCAAGAACGCTAAAGCTAAAGCTAGATGCAGGTATTCATTTGGAGGATGGGATTGAAGTGTTGTTGAGAGGGATTGAAGATCTATCTTTATCTGAAGCAGTGGGAATTGAGAGTGTATTTTATGATCTAGATCGAGAAGGCTTTCCGCAATTGAAGCATCTACACATTGAAAATGATTCTAGTATTCAACATCTGATCAAGTCGACAATGCGGGCTTCTTGCCCTGCCTTTCCCAACTTGGAGTCGTTGGATCTAATTGATTTAAtgagcttggagaagatgtgTCATGGTCAACTAGAGATGGGGTCTTTTGGTGAATTAGGAATCATAAAAATCCATCGTTGTGATAAATTGAAGAGCCTCTTTTCATTTTCATCAGCCAAATGTTTACTTCACCTTCGAGAAATTGAAGTTGAATCTTGTAAAAACCTGGAAGCTATAGTTTCTGAAGGAAGTGAAGATGAGCATTGCAACAATGAAGTGATCGAGTTCAATCAATTGAGTTCCTTGAAGCTCCACTATCTACCAAATCTCACAGGCTTTTGCAAAATAAAAGAGGGAACTGCACCAATGGAattgcttttcaatgaactg GTTTCTTTCCCTAATTTAACAAGCTTGGCGGTGCGGGAATGCAAGTGTTTGAAATATGAACTTTTCTGA